GCCGGAGTTGGCGGGCGATCTCGCGGGCGGCCTCGGTGTTGGTCTTGAGCGCCATTTTCTGGAAATTCCGTTCCCCGCCGATCTTGCCGGAGTTGATGTCCACGGCGGTCAGGGCCTCGGTGGCGTCGAACACCAATCGGCCGCCAGAGGGCATGGAGGCCTCGCGGGTATAGATTTCCTGGACCTGTTTGACCAGGTTGAAGCGTTCCAGCAGGGAGAGGTCGCCGTCTTCATGCAGTCGGGCCAGGTTGTTCTTGCGCGGGAAGGCGAGCTTCACGAATTGCTGTATCTGATCGAAGGTTTCCTTGTCGTCCACCCATATTTCCGAGATGTCGGAAGTCAGGTAGTCGCGGACGGCTCGGGCGGCCAGGCCGAGTTCGTGGTACACGACGGCCGGGGCTTTCACCTTCTGTGCATTGGCGCGGATGTCGGTCCACAGCCTGTTCAGATACTTGTAGTCGCGTTCCAGGGCGGCCTTGGACTGACCAACGGCAGCGGTGCGGGCAATGAGCCCCACGCCTTCGGTGGTCTCAAACCCTTCGAGAATCTTCTTGAGACGGTCTCGTTCCTTTTCATCCTCGATCTTGCGGGACACCCCGATCTGGTTGCGGCCCACGGTGTAGACGAAGCTGCGGCCGGGCAGGGACAGATAGGAGGTGAGAAACGCCCCTTTCTTGCCGGTGGGTTCCTTGACCACCTGGACAAGAACCTCCTGGCCCGCCTTGAGCACCTTCTGCATGAGCGGAAACCGCTGGCCCTTTTGGGTGCCCGGGCTGCCCATGTAGTATTCGGGGTGGACCTCGTCGATTTGCAGGAAGCCGTTTCGTTCGGCCCCGTAGTTGATGAAGGCGGCCTGAAGACCGTTGTCGATGTTGTGGATGTACCCTTTGTAGATGTTGCCCTTGGTCTTGGCCTGGTGCACCATCTCAACGTAGTACTCGTTAACCTTGCCTTCTTCGGCAATGACGACCTCTACCTGTTCTCCCGGCAGTACGGAGATGAACATCTTCTGCCGTTTGTTTTTGTCGGTCATGAAAACCTCGTGACGAGAAAAGTGTGTTGAACATCCTGGCGCGGCTCCTCAGTATTCGATGACATGCCCTGTGCCGTGGTAAAAAATCTCTCCCTGATCATCTCGGCTGATGATTTCGCCCCTTTTTTCGAGGGCTTCCACGGCTTGTCGGACCTTTTCCGGGTCCGCATTCAGGGCCTGGGCCAATTGTGCTACGGTCTGCGGCCTGCGGCTCAAGGAGGCGGCAACGGCAGCGGGTGTCCGCTCCGTGCTCATCGCCTTTCCGTCCGAGGCCTGCCGTGTTGCCGCGGGGGTGTCCCCGCTTTCGAGCGCCAGGCGCCAGCGGCTTAGGACCGCCCCGTCCACGGGGCGGACTCCCTTGACCGTTCCAGGGCGGGTCAGTGTGACCACGTCCACCCGGTCGGGAGCAAGCCGCTTGCAAAAATCTTTCAGCCTGCCGAGGTTCTCGTCGGAATCGTTAATTCCTTCGGCAAGCAAAATTTCCAAAAATATCTTTCCCTTGAATTCCTTTCTGAAGGCAAGGAGCCCGTCGGCAACGGCCGCA
This DNA window, taken from Pseudodesulfovibrio sp. S3, encodes the following:
- a CDS encoding Rne/Rng family ribonuclease; the protein is MTDKNKRQKMFISVLPGEQVEVVIAEEGKVNEYYVEMVHQAKTKGNIYKGYIHNIDNGLQAAFINYGAERNGFLQIDEVHPEYYMGSPGTQKGQRFPLMQKVLKAGQEVLVQVVKEPTGKKGAFLTSYLSLPGRSFVYTVGRNQIGVSRKIEDEKERDRLKKILEGFETTEGVGLIARTAAVGQSKAALERDYKYLNRLWTDIRANAQKVKAPAVVYHELGLAARAVRDYLTSDISEIWVDDKETFDQIQQFVKLAFPRKNNLARLHEDGDLSLLERFNLVKQVQEIYTREASMPSGGRLVFDATEALTAVDINSGKIGGERNFQKMALKTNTEAAREIARQLRLRDIGGQVVIDFIEMKNPKDCREVEKVMRAEMKNDRARTDVSRISAFGLMELVRQRLGSSAIAISTEPCPCCKGTGIRRNLEWQSLQAMKEIHRDLRKPSIEVVEYNCEEELAIYLLNNKRGVLAELEQRYGKQILVDIEYEYDE
- a CDS encoding radical SAM protein → MSGRLGRSLGLDLLGGRICSMDCVYCEVGATRDLTCERKPYVPAADIIEELARWKEEGLNDPDMVTLGGLGEPCLNSEMGLVIIEARKLFPNTPVAVLTNASLMTDPEVRRELALADVVLPSLDSLVPDEFAKVNRPCKGISPAAVADGLLAFRKEFKGKIFLEILLAEGINDSDENLGRLKDFCKRLAPDRVDVVTLTRPGTVKGVRPVDGAVLSRWRLALESGDTPAATRQASDGKAMSTERTPAAVAASLSRRPQTVAQLAQALNADPEKVRQAVEALEKRGEIISRDDQGEIFYHGTGHVIEY